Within Massilia litorea, the genomic segment GCAGGATCTCGCCCATCCCCGGCGTCATGCTTTTATAGGCGATCAGGTCCGACAGGCGCAGCGGATCGGCGGAAAAACGCCGGATCGACAGGATGGCGCCGTCGATCGCCAGCGGCGGGATGATCGCGTTCACGCGCGAGCCGTCGGGCAGGCGCGCGTCGACCATCGGGCAGGATTCGTCGATGCGCCGGCCCACGCGGGAGACGATCTTGTCGATGATCTTCATCAGGTGCGCCTCGTCGGTGAAGCGCACCTCGGTGAGCTCGAGCTTGCCGCGCCGCTCGACGTACACCTGGCTGCAGGTGTTGACCAGGATGTCCGACACGGACGGATCGGCCAGCAGCAGTTCGAGCGGGCCGAAACCGAGCATCTCGTTCTGGATGTCGCGCACCAGGTTGGCCCGCTCGACCTCGTTGATCGGCACGGTTTCCTCTTCGAGCATGAGCTCGACGATCATTTTCAGCTCGTCGCGGATCTGCTCAGGCGCCAGCTGCTGCAGGCTTTCCAGGTCGACCCGGTCGAGCAGGCCCTGGTGGATCCGTCCCTTGAGCTGCATGTAACCGGCGCTGTGCGACATGCGCGGGCCGGACTGGGCGAGGCCGCGGCCGGCACTGCCGGCCAGGCGGTCGCGTAGCGTCAGGATTTCTGCATCCATGCCTGTTTCTCCTCGAATGCCGGTTGTTTGATGGCAGGTACGGCCTGCAGGGCCGGCTGTGCCACCGGCTGCGCGGCGGCCGGCGGTGCCTCTTTCGCCGGTTTCTTCAGCAGGCGCGCCAGCCAGCCCGCGGGCGCCGGGGCGGCGTCGCCGGCAATCCCGCGCGCGAGCGCCATCAGCGATTTCGCGATCGGGCTCTTCGGCGACAGCTTGAGCACCGGGATGCCCTGGTTGACCGAAGCGGCGGCCGCCTCGTAATGGTTCGGCACCTGGCGCCAGACCGGCGTGGCGCAGGCCTTCTCGAGATCCTCCAGCTTGATCTGGGCCTTCTTCTCGTGGCGGTTGACGATCACCTGTACCTTGGCCGGCGGATAGCCGAGCGAACGGAACACCTCCAGCAGGCGCTTGCCGTCGCGCACATAGGGCAGGGTGGTTTGCAGCACCGGATAGATGGTGTCGGCCAGGTCGAGCGCGCGCACCCCGACCGGGTCGAGGCTGCGGCCCACGTCCAGGACCACGAAATCGTAGTGGCGGCGCGCCAGGTTCAGCAGCGTGTCAATGTGGTCCGGCTTGACGTCGACGGCGTGCACCGGGTCGTCGGGCGCGGCCAGCACCGAGAAGGTCGCGGTCACCGGCATCATGCTCGAGGCCAGCAGCGAGGCGTCCATGCGGTGCATCTGCAGCGCCACGTCGGAAAGGGTGGCGAGCGGCTTCTGGTCGGCCAGGAACAGGGAGGCGTCGCCGAACTGCAGGTTGAGGTCGATCAGGGCGACCCGCTGGCCGCATTCGGTCGCCAGCGCGTAGGCGATATTGGTGGCCAGGAAGGTCGCGCCGCTGCCGCCCTTGCAGGAGACGAAGGCCAGCACCTTGCCGTTCGCATGCTCGTGCGCCGACAGCTTTTCGCGCACCCGTACCACCGCCGGGTACAGGGTGTCGGGCCCCACCGGCGCGGGCAGCACTTCGCGCACGCCGGCGCGCATTGCGTCGACCATGAATTCCACGGTGTGCAGCGTCGACAGCACCATGGTCGTCATGCGCGGGTGGGCCGCGCCCAGCCCTTCCAGGCGCGACAGTTCGCTGCCCTGCGGCTGGTCCAGCAGCAGCAGGTCGGGCATGGCGGTGCCGGCGCTGCTGCTGAAGCGTTCGAGCGAACCGGAGACCAGGTTGACCTCATCGCCCGGGCTGCGCTCGCGCAGCAGCCGCGCGATCTCCAGCAGGTGTTTTTCACTACGCGATACGACGGCGATTTTCACGGTGACTCCTTTGCATTACATGGCTGCACGGATCGCAGCGAAACGGTTTACAGGCACACTGGATTCTGGAATTCCACACCCGATGCTCCGGCCATTGCGCTACGCATACTTTCCCGGGGGAGGCTGGTGCTGAACGGCGGGAACTTGAAGATCAAGGCACTTTGCCGCGTGCCGAGGAAATCGGGAATATAAGTAGACACATCCAGCGGCAGAACCGACACGCGCACGGCGCTGCAACTCGTCGTTGTGCATCCCGCCGGCTCGTAGTCGATATCGATGCTGGCTGCGTCGATCACTGGAAAGAGCGCCGTCATGCGCTGCTTGATCGTGCCATCGTCGAGGTCGCATACGACTGCAAGCCGTGCACCAAGGCGCGTCACCTCGGTCGCGGCATTCCAGTAAAAGACGACCCTTCCCAGCTCGATGGTCGCGAACAGCAATGGGAACAGGATGAACAGCGAAACCAGCGCGAATTCGACTGCGGTGGCGCCGCGCTGGGCTTCAGAGCGGGGGCAGGATCGCGTATTCATAACACTTGCACCATCGTGGTGTGGATCGGCGCAAACTGCACATTGGGCACGAAGCCCGGCATCAGACTGCGGAAGGTAAAGCCGGTTACTTCAACGCGCACAAGGTTCACGGTGCCGCGCGTGGTCGACTGGAGGTTGTAGCTCAGGGGATCGGAAATGCGGTCGTGCACCTTCACATAGCTAGGCAACATGCCTGAAACAAGCGGCTTCCTGTCGCCGCAAACTGTTGCTCCGCACACTACCAGCGACCTGGCCTCGTTGGCGCGGTTGGCATTGCCCGGCTCGTACTGGGACAGGTAGCGCGCACCGTCGCGCACCGCCTTGGCCAACGTGTTGTACTGGTAGACGGCGCGCCCCAGTTCCGTCACGCCAAACGCAAGCAGAAGCAGAGGACCCAGCAGCAGGGCCATTTCGACGGCGGCAACGCCGGACTGACTTTTTATGGTGCGCATGGTTGCTCCTATTGCACCAGGGTCGGGACAAGCGGACCGTTGGTCCCGCCCGCTACGCCCGCGCTGTGGCACGGGCTGCCGGGAGCGGAAGCGAGGCCGCGCCATTCCAGGTAAAGATCGCCATTAGCGCCGTTCGACATTGGATTAAGCATCAGCACACAAGCCATGCTGAGGATCTTGACGTTGGCGGGCGCTTTGTTGCATTCGAGGACGGGAACAGGAACGAGACGCCGATCGGCGCCCAGCGCGAGGTGCTGTGCCTGGGACAGGATGGTGACGTTGTTGCCATTGGCAATAGCGCCGCTCCCGCGATAGGTCCCTGAATCGAAAGGTAGGTGGGCACTCTGTTTGCTGCGGTAGTTTGTGTAGGCCGATTGGCCGATGGCGATCGCGTTACCGGCTTCGTTGCTTGGATAGGAAAAGCCGGTCTTGTCTGGCGGCGCCTCGGCGGGCGCAGGCGAACCGTTCTTGGGATAGATGCCAAAACGGGTATTCCAGGCCTCTTTTGCGCCCTGCTTGACGCCTTCTTCGCGGATGTCGTCGCCGACCTTGATACCGCATACTGCATTTTTACCGAGCAGCTGGTCGCGCACTTCGTTCGTGCCGCCCGCACTCGGGGTGAAGTCGACCCAGCGGAAATTCCCTTGTAGTGCATCACCGTTGTTTCCGCCGTTGAATTTACCGATGATCCATTCTCCAATGGAATAACCGTAAGTGGGAGCAGGTGCGGCTTTGGAGCAGATACCTATCGGCGAAGCATTGCAGGCCGTCTGGCCAGGCGCAAGGGTAGCAACGGCTGCTGCCTGGACGGTCGCCGGTCCGAACTGTCCGCGGGCCTGCATCAGCCAGGTGCCGATGGGTGCTGAACGGGCCACGCATCGCACAAATTTCGAATTTGTGTTGGCACCCGCCGCGCGTGACAGGTAAGCGTTGTTCGGGCCAATTTCTGTGTGGAACGAAATGTCGTTTGCTGCGATCGTCACGGCGGCGTCCTGAAAGTCGCTGGCGTTTCGTCTTGCTACAAACATCCCCGCAGCTTCCGCATCGGCGAGAAAGGATGCAGGGCATTGGGGACATGCAGGCTGACCCGCGCCTCCACAGCCCGGCGTAGCCGGATCGCAAGTGAGCTGCCCTGCCGCGGCCAGGGCGCAGGCGTCGGCGGCGTTCTGCAACTCGGTCTTGTTGACGAACAGGTGCCCGAGGTCGAGCACAACGCCGCCGACGCCGAGCAGCACTGCCAGCACCAGCGCGACGATGATCGCCACTCCACCGTCCTGTCGGCCGGGAGTGCGGGGTGCGGTGAAAAGAGGACGAACGCTGTTCATGGCCGTCACCGCTCAGCGTGCGCCCCCGACGCCGATCGTGAACACGTTCGGCTGCGGCTGCGGAGCGCGGAAGGATTTTTGATAGGCGTCGTAGGCGCTCTTGGCCTCCTGGCCGCCCATGCCGTTCACGGCGTCGTGCTTCGTCCCGGCCAGCGGGTCGAGCACCTGCTGGGCCATCGTCAAGGCGATGCGGTGGCCGTATGGATGATCGGCGGGCGGCGTGGCGCAGCCGCTGACGGCCAGCAGGGCCAG encodes:
- a CDS encoding AAA family ATPase; this translates as MKIAVVSRSEKHLLEIARLLRERSPGDEVNLVSGSLERFSSSAGTAMPDLLLLDQPQGSELSRLEGLGAAHPRMTTMVLSTLHTVEFMVDAMRAGVREVLPAPVGPDTLYPAVVRVREKLSAHEHANGKVLAFVSCKGGSGATFLATNIAYALATECGQRVALIDLNLQFGDASLFLADQKPLATLSDVALQMHRMDASLLASSMMPVTATFSVLAAPDDPVHAVDVKPDHIDTLLNLARRHYDFVVLDVGRSLDPVGVRALDLADTIYPVLQTTLPYVRDGKRLLEVFRSLGYPPAKVQVIVNRHEKKAQIKLEDLEKACATPVWRQVPNHYEAAAASVNQGIPVLKLSPKSPIAKSLMALARGIAGDAAPAPAGWLARLLKKPAKEAPPAAAQPVAQPALQAVPAIKQPAFEEKQAWMQKS
- a CDS encoding TadE/TadG family type IV pilus assembly protein, which codes for MNTRSCPRSEAQRGATAVEFALVSLFILFPLLFATIELGRVVFYWNAATEVTRLGARLAVVCDLDDGTIKQRMTALFPVIDAASIDIDYEPAGCTTTSCSAVRVSVLPLDVSTYIPDFLGTRQSALIFKFPPFSTSLPRESMRSAMAGASGVEFQNPVCL
- a CDS encoding TadE/TadG family type IV pilus assembly protein, whose translation is MRTIKSQSGVAAVEMALLLGPLLLLAFGVTELGRAVYQYNTLAKAVRDGARYLSQYEPGNANRANEARSLVVCGATVCGDRKPLVSGMLPSYVKVHDRISDPLSYNLQSTTRGTVNLVRVEVTGFTFRSLMPGFVPNVQFAPIHTTMVQVL
- a CDS encoding pilus assembly protein TadG-related protein → MAIIVALVLAVLLGVGGVVLDLGHLFVNKTELQNAADACALAAAGQLTCDPATPGCGGAGQPACPQCPASFLADAEAAGMFVARRNASDFQDAAVTIAANDISFHTEIGPNNAYLSRAAGANTNSKFVRCVARSAPIGTWLMQARGQFGPATVQAAAVATLAPGQTACNASPIGICSKAAPAPTYGYSIGEWIIGKFNGGNNGDALQGNFRWVDFTPSAGGTNEVRDQLLGKNAVCGIKVGDDIREEGVKQGAKEAWNTRFGIYPKNGSPAPAEAPPDKTGFSYPSNEAGNAIAIGQSAYTNYRSKQSAHLPFDSGTYRGSGAIANGNNVTILSQAQHLALGADRRLVPVPVLECNKAPANVKILSMACVLMLNPMSNGANGDLYLEWRGLASAPGSPCHSAGVAGGTNGPLVPTLVQ
- a CDS encoding pilus assembly protein, encoding MTKRHSLLTRPVLLALLAVSGCATPPADHPYGHRIALTMAQQVLDPLAGTKHDAVNGMGGQEAKSAYDAYQKSFRAPQPQPNVFTIGVGGAR